One stretch of Oceanimonas pelagia DNA includes these proteins:
- the ispG gene encoding flavodoxin-dependent (E)-4-hydroxy-3-methylbut-2-enyl-diphosphate synthase → MSQHESPIIRRKSKQIRVGSVLVGGDAPISVQTMTNTLTTDVAATLAQIRAVEKAGADIVRVSVPTMEAAEAFKAIRAGTSMPLVADIHFDYRIALQVAEYGADCLRINPGNIGREDRVRAVVDCARDKGIPIRIGVNGGSLEKDLQEKYGEPTPAALVESALRHVDILDKLNFDQFKVSVKASDVFLAVGAYRELARQIEQPLHLGITEAGGFRSGAVKSAIGLGMLLAEGIGDTLRISLAADPVEEVKVGFDILKSLRIRARGINFIACPSCSRQEFDVIGTVNALENRLEDITTPMDVSIIGCVVNGPGEALVSDLGLAGAQRKSAFYDGGERVDRLDNTQLVDALEARIRAKVAMMDPAARIPVQDKD, encoded by the coding sequence ATGTCCCAACACGAATCTCCCATTATTCGCCGCAAGTCCAAGCAAATTCGTGTCGGCTCCGTGCTGGTGGGGGGCGATGCCCCCATCAGTGTGCAGACCATGACCAATACCCTGACCACCGACGTGGCCGCCACCCTGGCCCAGATTCGGGCGGTGGAAAAGGCCGGTGCCGATATCGTGCGGGTGTCGGTGCCCACCATGGAGGCGGCAGAAGCCTTCAAGGCCATTCGTGCCGGCACCTCCATGCCGCTGGTGGCCGACATTCATTTCGACTACCGCATCGCCCTGCAGGTGGCGGAATACGGCGCCGACTGCCTGCGCATCAACCCGGGCAACATCGGCCGGGAAGACCGGGTGCGCGCCGTGGTGGACTGCGCCCGGGACAAGGGCATTCCCATCCGCATCGGCGTCAACGGCGGTTCGCTGGAAAAGGATCTGCAGGAAAAGTACGGCGAGCCCACGCCGGCGGCGCTGGTGGAGTCGGCGCTGCGTCATGTCGACATTCTCGACAAGCTCAACTTCGACCAGTTCAAGGTGAGCGTCAAGGCTTCCGACGTGTTTCTGGCGGTGGGCGCCTACCGGGAGCTGGCGCGCCAGATTGAGCAGCCGCTGCACCTCGGCATCACCGAAGCCGGCGGCTTTCGCAGCGGCGCGGTCAAGTCCGCCATTGGCCTGGGCATGCTGCTGGCCGAGGGCATCGGCGACACCCTGCGCATCTCCCTGGCCGCCGATCCGGTGGAAGAGGTCAAGGTCGGCTTTGACATTCTCAAGTCCCTGCGCATTCGCGCCCGGGGCATCAACTTTATCGCCTGTCCGTCCTGCTCCCGTCAGGAATTTGATGTGATTGGCACCGTCAACGCCCTGGAAAACCGGCTGGAAGACATCACCACCCCCATGGATGTGTCCATCATCGGCTGTGTGGTCAACGGGCCGGGCGAGGCGCTGGTCTCCGATCTGGGGCTGGCCGGCGCCCAGCGCAAGAGTGCCTTCTACGACGGTGGCGAGCGGGTGGACCGGCTCGACAACACCCAGCTGGTGGATGCCCTGGAAGCGCGCATTCGCGCCAAGGTGGCCATGATGGATCCCGCTGCCCGCATTCCGGTGCAGGACAAGGACTGA
- the bamB gene encoding outer membrane protein assembly factor BamB → MSRPLTKLLPLALALGLSACASQAPVAPVSPLPNVDNAFAPGTRWSDSVGKGVGDYYSQLSPVVDGDRLFAASRDGVLKAFERSSGDELWETELDELDINRNQRSPRIAGGLTAAYGNLYFGSENGVVYAVSQSDGTLLWTREVPGEVLAAPAVDEGKVVVHTSAGNLVALDATTGEQQWLLRNEQPSLTLRSMATPITAGGAVLYGRADGRLGIALLANGQPVRDTRIASPRGATELERMVDVAARPVILGDILFTIAYNGQLTAHQLISGQQLWKRQYQGSEDLSTDGRLLYITDSRSHLFAVDARSGSEVWSNTELENRRLTAPVVFGDHLVVGDAEGYLYWLDRTSGAIVALERVDSSGLYAAPVVAGDTLYVQSRDGELVAIARP, encoded by the coding sequence ATGAGCAGACCGCTGACCAAACTGCTGCCCCTGGCGCTGGCCCTCGGCCTGAGTGCCTGCGCCAGCCAGGCGCCGGTAGCCCCGGTGAGCCCCCTGCCGAACGTCGACAATGCCTTTGCCCCCGGCACCCGCTGGAGCGACTCGGTGGGCAAGGGCGTGGGCGATTACTATTCCCAGCTCAGTCCGGTGGTGGACGGCGACCGGCTGTTTGCCGCATCGCGGGACGGCGTGCTCAAGGCCTTTGAGCGTTCCAGCGGCGACGAATTGTGGGAAACCGAGCTCGACGAGCTGGACATCAACAGGAACCAGCGCAGCCCGCGCATTGCCGGCGGCCTGACCGCCGCCTATGGCAATCTCTATTTCGGTTCGGAAAACGGCGTGGTGTATGCCGTGTCCCAGAGCGACGGAACCCTGTTGTGGACCCGGGAAGTGCCCGGCGAAGTGCTGGCCGCCCCGGCGGTGGACGAAGGCAAGGTGGTGGTGCATACCAGCGCCGGCAACCTGGTGGCGCTGGATGCCACCACCGGCGAGCAGCAGTGGCTGCTGCGCAACGAGCAGCCCAGCCTGACCCTGCGCAGCATGGCCACGCCCATTACCGCCGGCGGCGCCGTGCTCTACGGCCGGGCCGACGGCCGGCTGGGCATTGCCCTGCTGGCCAACGGCCAGCCGGTGCGCGACACCCGCATTGCCAGCCCCCGCGGCGCCACCGAGCTGGAGCGTATGGTGGACGTGGCGGCCCGGCCGGTGATCCTGGGCGATATTCTGTTCACGATCGCCTATAATGGCCAGCTTACCGCCCATCAGCTGATTTCCGGCCAGCAGTTGTGGAAGCGCCAGTACCAGGGCTCGGAAGATCTGAGCACCGACGGTCGCCTGCTGTATATCACCGACAGCCGCAGCCACCTGTTTGCGGTGGATGCCCGCAGCGGCAGCGAAGTCTGGTCCAACACCGAGCTGGAAAACCGCCGGCTGACCGCCCCCGTGGTGTTTGGCGACCACCTGGTGGTGGGCGATGCCGAGGGCTACCTGTACTGGCTGGACCGCACCAGCGGTGCCATTGTCGCCCTGGAGCGGGTAGACAGCTCGGGCCTGTATGCCGCCCCTGTGGTGGCCGGTGACACCCTTTATGTGCAAAGCCGTGACGGTGAGCTGGTGGCGATAGCCCGCCCCTGA
- the der gene encoding ribosome biogenesis GTPase Der: MMPVVALVGRPNVGKSTLFNRLTRTRDALVADFPGLTRDRKYGQARVGELEYIVVDTGGIDGSEQGIELKMAAQSLAAIDEADVVLFMVDARAGLTSADQAIAAHLRRCQKKTLLVANKTDGIDADAAVGEFYQLGLGDIYQIAAAHGRGVLSLLETALAPQLERLAGDTGGEERPDEENADGEQGDEHEFDDASLEEAMAMIDELAEEEAIPFEDAPIKLAIVGRPNVGKSTLTNRILGEERVVVYDMPGTTRDSVYIPMQRDEQDYILIDTAGVRRRGKVHEAVEKFSVIKTLKAIEDANVVLLVLDAREGISDQDLSLLGFVLNAGRSIVLAVNKWDGLSQDVRDDIKRELDRRLGFIDFARLHFISALHGSGVGNLFESVKEAYASATKRVSTSMLTRIMQMAQDDHQPPLVRGRRVKLKYAHAGGYNPPRIIVHGNQVKDLPDSYKRYLINYFRRSLQIVGSPIRVEFQEGDNPYAGLKNKLTASQLRKRKRLMKHLKKK; this comes from the coding sequence ATGATGCCAGTAGTGGCTCTGGTGGGCCGCCCCAACGTGGGCAAATCCACCCTGTTTAACCGCCTGACCCGCACCCGCGATGCGCTGGTGGCGGACTTTCCCGGTCTGACCCGGGATCGCAAATACGGCCAGGCCCGGGTGGGCGAGCTGGAATATATCGTGGTGGATACCGGCGGTATCGACGGCAGCGAGCAAGGCATCGAGCTGAAGATGGCGGCCCAGTCGCTGGCGGCCATCGACGAGGCCGACGTGGTGCTGTTCATGGTGGATGCCCGGGCCGGTCTGACTTCTGCCGACCAGGCCATTGCCGCTCACCTGCGCCGTTGCCAGAAGAAGACCCTGCTGGTGGCCAACAAGACCGATGGCATCGACGCCGATGCCGCGGTGGGCGAGTTTTACCAGCTGGGCCTGGGCGATATTTACCAGATTGCCGCGGCCCACGGCCGGGGCGTGCTGTCGTTGCTGGAAACCGCCCTGGCGCCTCAGCTGGAGCGGCTGGCCGGCGACACCGGTGGTGAGGAGCGCCCGGACGAGGAAAACGCCGACGGCGAGCAGGGCGATGAGCACGAGTTTGACGACGCCAGCCTGGAAGAGGCCATGGCAATGATCGACGAGCTGGCCGAGGAAGAGGCGATTCCCTTTGAGGATGCGCCCATCAAGCTGGCCATTGTCGGTCGCCCCAACGTGGGCAAGTCGACCCTGACCAACCGCATTCTCGGGGAAGAGCGGGTAGTGGTGTACGACATGCCCGGCACCACCCGGGATTCGGTGTACATTCCCATGCAGCGGGACGAGCAGGACTACATTCTGATCGACACCGCCGGGGTGCGTCGCCGGGGCAAGGTGCATGAGGCGGTGGAAAAGTTCTCGGTGATCAAGACCCTCAAGGCCATCGAGGATGCCAACGTGGTGCTGCTGGTGCTGGATGCCCGGGAAGGCATTTCCGATCAGGATCTCAGCCTGCTGGGTTTTGTACTCAATGCCGGCCGCAGCATCGTGCTGGCGGTGAACAAGTGGGACGGCCTGAGCCAGGACGTGCGTGACGACATCAAGCGCGAGCTGGATAGGCGCTTAGGGTTTATCGATTTCGCCCGTCTGCACTTTATCTCGGCGCTGCACGGCAGCGGCGTGGGCAACCTGTTCGAGTCGGTAAAAGAGGCCTATGCCTCGGCCACCAAACGGGTCAGCACCTCCATGCTCACCCGTATCATGCAGATGGCCCAGGACGATCACCAGCCGCCGCTGGTGCGTGGTCGCCGGGTCAAGCTCAAATACGCCCATGCCGGGGGCTATAACCCGCCGCGCATTATTGTGCACGGCAATCAGGTGAAGGATTTGCCCGACTCCTACAAGCGTTATCTGATCAACTATTTCCGCCGTTCGCTGCAGATAGTGGGCAGCCCCATTCGGGTGGAATTTCAGGAGGGGGACAACCCTTACGCCGGGCTGAAGAACAAGCTCACCGCCAGCCAGCTGCGCAAGCGCAAGCGACTGATGAAGCACCTCAAGAAAAAGTAA
- the mltF gene encoding membrane-bound lytic murein transglycosylase MltF — protein MRLRAGLILLLGLLALSGCDHPETATQQQHIQARGELRVGTLYHPLYYFLRNDRQEGLDYELARGFADYLGVDLTMVPAYSLDELFALLDAGQVDMLAAGLADTPVRRQHYRFGPSLYEVAQTLVYRKGEPRPQELTRLNGTLRVLAGSSQAEWLHRMSGELPGLQWEARRDTDAEDLLRQVAEGRTDYTLVEDTLLARTQRYYPNVDAAFSLPSSQPVSWVMDRRDDDSLLAAMLGYFAEQRASGALARLNEKYFGHIQDFDYVDTRTFLRRAEDLLPRYRPLFERHAGNLDWRLLAAVSYQESHWQPEAQSYTGVRGMMMLTEDTARQMGVHDRLDPEQSIRGGAGYLAGLIERLPDSIPDGERVWFALAAYNLGLGHLLDARRITRLRGQDPDAWAAVKENLPLLHQPQWHSKTRYGYARGREAQKFVNNIRQYYQSLLWLYKPTTDNGLATAQAESQPTVSTY, from the coding sequence TCATCCGCTCTATTACTTTCTGCGCAACGATCGCCAGGAAGGACTGGACTACGAACTGGCCCGGGGCTTTGCCGACTACCTGGGGGTCGACCTCACCATGGTGCCCGCCTACAGCCTGGACGAGCTGTTCGCCCTGCTGGATGCCGGCCAGGTCGACATGCTGGCCGCCGGCCTGGCCGACACCCCGGTGCGCCGGCAACACTACCGCTTTGGCCCCAGCCTGTACGAGGTGGCCCAGACCCTGGTCTATCGCAAGGGCGAGCCCCGGCCGCAGGAGCTGACCCGGCTCAACGGCACGCTGCGGGTACTGGCCGGCTCCAGCCAGGCGGAATGGCTGCACCGCATGTCCGGAGAACTGCCGGGGTTGCAATGGGAAGCCCGCCGCGACACGGACGCAGAAGATCTGTTGCGCCAGGTGGCCGAAGGCCGCACCGACTACACCCTGGTGGAAGACACCCTGCTGGCCCGCACTCAGCGCTACTACCCCAACGTGGACGCCGCCTTCAGCCTGCCCAGCTCCCAGCCGGTGAGCTGGGTGATGGACCGGCGTGACGACGACAGCCTGCTGGCGGCCATGCTCGGCTATTTTGCCGAGCAGCGGGCCAGTGGCGCCCTGGCGCGGCTCAATGAAAAATACTTTGGCCACATTCAGGACTTTGACTATGTGGATACCCGCACCTTTCTGCGCCGGGCCGAGGATCTGCTGCCTCGCTACCGCCCGTTGTTCGAGCGTCACGCCGGCAACCTGGACTGGCGCCTGCTGGCGGCGGTGAGCTATCAGGAGTCCCACTGGCAGCCCGAGGCCCAGTCTTACACCGGGGTACGGGGCATGATGATGCTGACCGAAGACACCGCCCGGCAGATGGGCGTGCACGACCGGCTGGATCCGGAGCAGAGCATTCGCGGTGGTGCCGGCTATCTGGCCGGCCTGATTGAGCGCCTGCCCGACAGCATTCCCGACGGCGAGCGGGTCTGGTTTGCCCTGGCCGCCTACAACCTGGGACTGGGCCATCTGCTCGACGCCCGGCGCATCACCCGGCTGCGGGGACAGGATCCCGACGCCTGGGCCGCGGTCAAGGAAAACCTGCCCTTGTTGCATCAGCCCCAGTGGCACAGCAAAACCCGCTATGGTTACGCCCGGGGCCGAGAGGCCCAGAAGTTTGTCAATAACATTCGCCAGTATTACCAGAGCCTGCTGTGGCTGTATAAACCCACCACCGACAACGGCCTGGCCACCGCCCAGGCTGAGAGCCAGCCGACAGTTTCAACATATTAA
- a CDS encoding universal stress protein, with protein sequence MYESLLVAVDGSKHGRKALELACHLAKVDNAELHILHVPEVLPHEATLIWGIGAVAIGDELKEMEALGHRIISGAEAEARKLGVSNIHTHVEKGEPARTILRQAEALGVEVIVLGTRGLGDLAGLMLGSVSHKVANNAKCGVITIR encoded by the coding sequence ATGTACGAGTCTCTGCTGGTCGCGGTGGATGGTTCCAAGCATGGCCGCAAGGCGCTGGAGCTGGCCTGCCACCTGGCCAAGGTCGACAATGCCGAGCTGCATATTCTGCACGTGCCCGAGGTGCTGCCCCACGAGGCCACGCTGATCTGGGGCATAGGTGCCGTCGCCATTGGTGACGAGCTCAAGGAGATGGAAGCCCTGGGCCATCGCATTATCTCCGGTGCCGAGGCCGAGGCGCGCAAGCTGGGGGTGAGCAATATTCATACCCATGTTGAAAAAGGCGAACCGGCCCGCACCATTTTAAGGCAGGCCGAGGCGCTGGGGGTGGAAGTGATCGTGCTGGGAACGCGCGGCCTGGGGGATCTGGCCGGGCTGATGCTGGGAAGTGTGTCTCACAAGGTGGCCAACAACGCCAAATGCGGTGTGATCACCATTCGTTGA
- the hisS gene encoding histidine--tRNA ligase — translation MAKQIQAIRGMNDCLPEQTPAWQQAEAVLRNTMSAYGYSEIRLPIMEVTGLFQRAIGEVTDVVEKEMYTFEDRSGDSLTLRPEGTAGCVRAGIEHGLLYNQERRMWYMGPMFRYERPQKGRYRQFHQFGVEVFGLNGPDIDAELIMLTARFWKTLGVTEHLTLQLNSLGQPEERAQYRQALVKFLQQHEARLDEDCRRRMHTNPLRVLDSKNPEVQALLADAPVLSDYFGEATRAHFDGLQALLSAAGIAFEINPRLVRGLDYYNLTVFEWVTESLGAQGTVCGGGRYDGLVEQLGGQATPAVGFAMGMERLVLLLETLNRVPEEPVQADVYVAMMGDSTRTAGFALAERLRDELPALRVMSHCGGGNFKKQLKRADKSGAAVALILGEDEVASGQVTVKYLRGQGEQQTLAQSELVALLKQKGI, via the coding sequence GTGGCCAAACAAATTCAAGCAATTCGAGGAATGAACGACTGCCTGCCGGAACAGACTCCGGCCTGGCAACAGGCGGAAGCCGTGCTGCGCAACACCATGAGCGCCTACGGCTACAGCGAAATCCGCCTGCCCATCATGGAAGTGACCGGCCTGTTTCAGCGTGCCATCGGCGAAGTGACCGACGTGGTGGAAAAGGAAATGTACACCTTTGAGGATCGCAGCGGCGACAGCCTGACCCTGCGCCCGGAAGGCACCGCCGGCTGTGTGCGCGCCGGCATCGAGCACGGCCTGCTCTACAACCAGGAGCGGCGCATGTGGTACATGGGCCCCATGTTTCGCTACGAGCGTCCGCAAAAGGGGCGCTACCGTCAGTTTCACCAGTTCGGGGTGGAAGTGTTCGGCCTGAACGGCCCCGACATCGACGCCGAGCTGATTATGCTCACTGCCCGTTTCTGGAAGACGCTGGGCGTGACCGAGCACCTGACCCTGCAGCTCAACAGCCTGGGCCAGCCGGAAGAGCGGGCCCAGTACCGCCAGGCGCTGGTGAAGTTTCTGCAGCAGCACGAAGCGCGTCTGGATGAAGACTGCCGCCGGCGCATGCACACCAACCCGCTGCGGGTGCTCGACAGCAAGAACCCCGAAGTGCAGGCGCTGCTGGCCGACGCACCGGTGCTGTCCGACTACTTCGGCGAGGCGACCCGCGCTCACTTCGACGGTCTGCAGGCGCTGCTGAGCGCCGCCGGCATTGCCTTTGAAATCAACCCGCGGCTGGTGCGCGGCCTGGATTACTACAACCTCACCGTGTTTGAATGGGTGACCGAAAGCCTGGGCGCTCAGGGTACCGTCTGCGGCGGCGGCCGCTACGACGGCCTGGTGGAGCAGCTGGGTGGTCAGGCCACGCCGGCGGTGGGTTTTGCCATGGGCATGGAGCGGCTGGTGCTGCTGCTGGAAACCCTGAACCGGGTGCCCGAGGAGCCGGTCCAGGCCGATGTATATGTGGCCATGATGGGCGACAGCACCCGCACCGCCGGTTTTGCCCTGGCCGAGCGGCTGCGGGACGAGCTGCCGGCGCTGCGCGTGATGAGTCACTGTGGCGGCGGCAATTTCAAGAAACAACTCAAGCGCGCCGACAAAAGCGGCGCCGCCGTGGCGCTGATCCTGGGCGAAGACGAAGTCGCCAGTGGTCAGGTGACGGTGAAATACCTGCGTGGCCAGGGCGAACAGCAGACCCTGGCACAAAGCGAGCTGGTCGCACTACTCAAACAGAAGGGGATTTGA
- a CDS encoding RodZ domain-containing protein → MTINEEQQQAGDEPQTPTTGPGALLRQAREGRGWSQNEVARRLNLRVAVIESIDGDHYKAGVAMTFLRGYVKAYARLVGVSEQQALAAFDGMAGMEQLRSAGPAPMQSFSKKTRQQASDKWLKRISWLVLLGLLASLVFWWWQNSGSGYITREPELPESSLPAEPAPAVPDTAVPAPDAAEVAAPAGEEQPAAVPAEVTAPDTAPADVTETAETVEASSEPVQAEAAEAAKPEPEPAPAADPGLLVLNFTADCWIKVTDAQGRVLSEGVKTAADRLELRGTPPFRLVLGAPQAASVEYLNQAVDLTAFRAGRVARLTVPQS, encoded by the coding sequence ATGACGATTAACGAAGAACAACAACAAGCCGGTGACGAGCCCCAGACACCGACAACCGGGCCGGGCGCCCTGCTGCGCCAGGCGCGTGAAGGCCGGGGCTGGAGCCAGAACGAGGTGGCCCGCCGGCTCAACCTGAGAGTGGCGGTGATCGAGTCCATTGACGGCGATCATTACAAGGCCGGCGTAGCCATGACCTTTTTGCGGGGCTACGTCAAGGCCTACGCCCGCCTGGTGGGCGTCAGCGAGCAACAGGCGCTGGCGGCCTTTGACGGCATGGCGGGCATGGAGCAGTTGCGCAGCGCCGGCCCGGCGCCCATGCAGAGCTTTTCCAAAAAGACCCGCCAGCAGGCCAGCGACAAATGGCTCAAGCGCATCAGCTGGCTGGTGCTGCTGGGGCTGCTGGCCTCACTGGTATTCTGGTGGTGGCAAAACAGCGGCTCGGGCTACATTACCCGGGAGCCCGAGCTTCCCGAGAGCAGCCTGCCCGCCGAGCCTGCGCCGGCGGTGCCCGACACCGCCGTGCCGGCCCCCGATGCCGCAGAGGTAGCTGCGCCGGCCGGTGAAGAACAGCCTGCAGCCGTACCGGCTGAGGTGACGGCTCCTGACACGGCGCCGGCGGACGTTACCGAAACGGCTGAAACTGTCGAGGCGTCGAGTGAGCCGGTGCAGGCCGAGGCCGCCGAGGCGGCTAAGCCGGAGCCGGAACCCGCACCCGCCGCCGATCCCGGCCTGCTGGTGCTGAACTTTACCGCCGATTGCTGGATAAAGGTCACCGATGCTCAGGGCAGGGTGCTGTCGGAAGGGGTGAAGACCGCCGCCGATCGCCTGGAGCTCCGGGGCACGCCGCCGTTCCGGCTGGTGCTGGGCGCGCCCCAGGCGGCCAGCGTGGAATACCTGAACCAGGCGGTGGATCTGACCGCCTTTCGCGCCGGCCGGGTTGCCCGTCTGACCGTGCCGCAATCCTGA
- a CDS encoding YfgM family protein, with product MDIYSTEEQQIEAIKRWWHEYGKAIILGSALGLAGLFGWRYYQSEQLESRAAGAEAFEQISRELASGGSAAFDRAAAFVSENQGNSYGELAALLLAAEAVKANDLALAQQQLEQALAGTSDAALANTVRLRLARVLIAGNELDAAQGRLDEVTGDAFAAQKHEIQGDLFLARQQPAEARAAYEAARSAGGVGENPALTLKLDHLAAAAAQGEQP from the coding sequence TTGGATATTTACAGCACGGAAGAACAACAGATTGAAGCCATCAAGCGCTGGTGGCACGAATACGGCAAGGCCATCATTCTGGGCTCGGCCCTCGGCCTGGCCGGCCTGTTCGGCTGGCGTTACTACCAGAGCGAACAGCTGGAAAGCCGCGCCGCCGGCGCCGAGGCCTTTGAGCAAATCAGCCGGGAGCTGGCCAGCGGGGGCAGTGCGGCCTTTGACCGGGCCGCGGCCTTTGTGAGTGAAAACCAGGGCAACAGCTACGGTGAGCTGGCGGCCCTGCTGCTGGCGGCGGAAGCGGTCAAGGCCAATGATCTCGCGCTGGCGCAACAGCAGCTGGAGCAGGCGCTGGCCGGCACCAGTGATGCGGCCCTGGCCAATACCGTGCGGCTGCGTCTGGCCCGGGTGCTGATCGCCGGCAACGAGCTGGATGCCGCCCAGGGCCGGCTCGATGAGGTGACCGGTGATGCCTTTGCCGCCCAGAAACATGAAATTCAGGGCGATCTGTTCCTGGCCCGGCAGCAGCCCGCCGAGGCCCGCGCCGCCTACGAGGCCGCCCGCAGTGCCGGCGGTGTGGGTGAAAACCCGGCGCTGACCCTGAAGCTGGACCACCTGGCCGCCGCGGCCGCACAGGGAGAGCAGCCATGA